A genomic region of Exiguobacterium oxidotolerans JCM 12280 contains the following coding sequences:
- the purD gene encoding phosphoribosylamine--glycine ligase: MKVLVIGKGGREHALVWKLAQDERVKTIYAAPGNVGMTEATCVPIREDAISELVQFAKDEQIDWTIVGPEGPLVLGVVNAFEAAGLKIFGPSREAAALEGSKQFAKGLMERAGIPTAAFAVFTSAEEAKAYVSRQGAPIVIKADGLAAGKGVTVATTLDEAVRAIEEIFNGDFGDQSSVVIEECLVGEECSLMAFVHEETVIPMVLSQDHKRAFDGDAGPNTGGMGAYSPLPQFDEQAVTDEAMTRILRPLVEQMASEGIPFTGFLYAGLMLTNRGPSVIEFNARFGDPETEVILPRLETPLLDVIIPLTAGEEPEVLWSDAATVGVVIAADGYPERPQTGQPIDLTSIDSNVLVFHAGTTEKDDTLVSAGGRVLVCVSQAATMEAAVADIYQGLASFDQTGFFYRTDIAKKAFRTT, translated from the coding sequence ATGAAGGTATTAGTAATCGGAAAAGGCGGGCGTGAACACGCGCTCGTCTGGAAGCTAGCACAAGATGAACGAGTCAAAACGATTTATGCCGCGCCGGGAAATGTCGGGATGACAGAAGCAACATGTGTCCCGATTCGGGAAGATGCCATCAGTGAGCTTGTCCAATTTGCTAAAGACGAACAGATTGATTGGACGATTGTCGGACCAGAGGGCCCACTTGTCCTCGGTGTCGTCAATGCCTTCGAAGCAGCGGGTCTCAAGATTTTTGGTCCTTCGCGTGAAGCGGCAGCACTTGAAGGAAGTAAGCAGTTCGCGAAAGGCTTGATGGAACGGGCAGGGATTCCGACGGCAGCATTCGCTGTCTTTACGTCGGCAGAAGAAGCGAAAGCGTATGTCTCCCGTCAAGGGGCACCGATCGTCATCAAAGCAGATGGTCTCGCAGCGGGTAAAGGCGTTACAGTAGCGACGACGCTTGATGAAGCAGTTCGCGCAATTGAAGAAATTTTCAATGGTGACTTCGGTGACCAAAGTAGTGTCGTCATCGAAGAATGTCTCGTCGGAGAAGAGTGTTCCTTGATGGCATTCGTCCATGAAGAGACCGTCATCCCGATGGTCTTGTCGCAAGATCATAAACGCGCCTTCGATGGTGATGCCGGACCGAATACCGGTGGAATGGGGGCTTACAGCCCGTTGCCTCAATTCGATGAACAAGCCGTCACGGATGAAGCGATGACACGGATTTTACGTCCACTCGTCGAGCAGATGGCAAGCGAAGGGATTCCCTTTACAGGATTCTTATATGCCGGTCTGATGTTGACGAACCGCGGACCGTCCGTCATCGAGTTTAATGCGCGGTTCGGGGACCCGGAAACTGAAGTCATCTTACCGCGTCTCGAAACACCCTTACTCGATGTCATCATCCCGCTCACGGCAGGCGAGGAGCCTGAAGTCCTGTGGTCCGATGCTGCGACGGTCGGTGTTGTCATCGCGGCAGACGGCTATCCGGAACGACCGCAGACAGGACAACCGATTGATCTTACGTCAATCGATTCGAATGTTTTAGTCTTTCATGCTGGGACGACAGAAAAAGACGATACACTCGTCTCAGCCGGAGGGCGTGTCCTCGTCTGTGTCAGTCAAGCCGCAACGATGGAAGCGGCAGTCGCTGATATTTATCAAGGGTTAGCTTCGTTTGATCAAACCGGGTTCTTTTACCGGACGGATATTGCGAAAAAGGCGTTTCGGACAACATGA
- a CDS encoding adenine deaminase C-terminal domain-containing protein produces MKKNCGRSPWTKTEVRGHQAVISGQLAPTLVLENATYLNHGLKAWRTANIWVSGDRIIYVGPDMPDQADEVYDATGKFIVPGYIEPHAHPFQLYNPATLAKFAAERGTTTLVNDNMLLLLEPVEQAFAQVEALADLPTSMYWWARLDAQTELDADSISIDNKRIQAWLKHPQVIQAGELTGWPRLSQGDDELLQWMQDAMKLGKPIEGHFPGASAKTLTKMALYGVTSDHEAMTVEEALTRLELGYTTTIRYSSIRPDLPDIFAGLVEAGLQNYEKVLVTTDGSTPSFYKSGLMDETVRLMLAAGIPAEEAYRIASYNAARHFNLDHLLGSIAPGRIAHLNILEAIDQPTPVDVLARGTWVRRDDIPCYPVEALDQAMDLMQKSEVSVSLTDQDFSFSMPVGLEMVNSVIMKLYQVEHDTSVPVLPADCNESFLMLLDRQGKWRLNTVLKNFATNVGGMVSSYSISGDILMIGKSKQDMQVAFERMKAFGGGIVLVEDGEVIAEIPLTLMGQTSNLPLEDLIVQETALREALFARGYQFEDPIYTLLFLASTHLPYVRITPQGIYEVLRKKVLFPAILR; encoded by the coding sequence GTGAAAAAGAATTGTGGAAGGTCCCCTTGGACGAAAACTGAAGTACGTGGTCACCAAGCGGTCATAAGCGGACAGCTTGCACCTACACTCGTACTTGAAAATGCGACGTACTTAAATCATGGGTTGAAAGCATGGCGCACGGCGAATATCTGGGTTAGCGGAGACCGGATTATCTATGTCGGACCGGATATGCCGGACCAAGCGGACGAGGTCTACGATGCAACAGGGAAATTCATCGTACCAGGTTATATTGAACCGCATGCCCATCCTTTCCAACTCTATAATCCGGCGACGCTCGCGAAGTTTGCTGCGGAGCGTGGAACGACGACACTCGTCAATGATAATATGCTCCTTTTGTTAGAGCCCGTCGAGCAAGCGTTTGCACAAGTTGAAGCGTTAGCGGATCTTCCGACATCGATGTATTGGTGGGCACGACTCGACGCACAGACGGAACTTGATGCGGATAGCATCTCGATTGACAACAAGCGGATTCAAGCCTGGCTCAAACACCCCCAAGTCATTCAGGCGGGAGAATTGACAGGGTGGCCCCGTCTGTCACAAGGCGATGATGAGTTACTTCAATGGATGCAGGACGCGATGAAGCTCGGAAAACCGATTGAAGGGCATTTCCCGGGAGCATCTGCGAAAACCCTGACAAAGATGGCACTTTATGGCGTAACGAGTGACCATGAGGCGATGACGGTCGAGGAAGCATTGACGCGTCTTGAATTAGGATACACGACGACGATTCGTTACTCATCGATTCGTCCTGATTTACCGGACATTTTTGCAGGACTTGTCGAAGCCGGATTACAAAATTATGAAAAGGTCCTCGTGACGACAGATGGTTCGACACCGTCCTTCTATAAGTCTGGTTTGATGGACGAGACGGTCCGCTTGATGCTTGCTGCGGGAATTCCGGCAGAAGAAGCGTACCGGATTGCCTCGTACAATGCAGCACGTCACTTTAATCTTGATCATCTCCTGGGAAGTATCGCACCGGGACGGATTGCCCACTTAAATATTTTAGAAGCGATCGATCAACCGACACCCGTCGATGTCCTAGCACGCGGGACGTGGGTCCGGCGCGACGATATTCCGTGCTACCCCGTTGAAGCACTCGATCAAGCGATGGACTTAATGCAAAAGTCTGAAGTCAGCGTCTCATTGACGGATCAAGATTTTTCATTCAGCATGCCGGTTGGTCTTGAGATGGTTAACTCGGTCATCATGAAATTGTATCAAGTCGAACATGATACGAGTGTTCCTGTCTTACCTGCCGATTGCAATGAGTCGTTTTTAATGTTACTTGATCGGCAAGGGAAATGGCGCCTTAATACGGTTTTGAAAAACTTTGCGACGAACGTCGGGGGGATGGTCAGTTCCTATTCAATCAGTGGTGATATCTTGATGATCGGGAAATCGAAACAAGATATGCAGGTGGCGTTTGAACGGATGAAAGCATTCGGTGGGGGAATTGTTCTCGTCGAAGACGGGGAAGTGATTGCCGAGATTCCGTTGACGTTGATGGGACAGACTTCTAATTTGCCGCTTGAAGACTTAATCGTTCAGGAAACAGCATTGCGTGAAGCGTTGTTCGCACGGGGGTACCAATTCGAAGATCCGATTTATACGTTATTATTCCTTGCATCGACGCACTTACCGTATGTCCGCATCACGCCGCAAGGCATCTACGAAGTCCTTCGGAAAAAAGTTCTTTTCCCAGCGATTTTACGCTGA
- a CDS encoding YerC/YecD family TrpR-related protein: MQLDKLRGKELDQLFTAIMKMDSLEDCYTLFEDLATVNEIQALAQRLEVARQLREGNTYHKIEKATGASTATISRVKRCLNYGSGGYDLALARLGLKEETVADN; encoded by the coding sequence ATGCAACTCGATAAATTACGAGGGAAAGAACTCGACCAATTATTTACGGCCATCATGAAGATGGATTCATTAGAAGATTGCTATACTTTATTTGAAGATTTAGCGACGGTCAACGAGATTCAAGCGCTTGCGCAACGTCTCGAAGTGGCACGTCAACTACGTGAAGGAAACACATATCATAAAATCGAGAAGGCGACCGGGGCGTCGACGGCGACGATTTCACGTGTGAAACGTTGTTTGAACTATGGCTCTGGTGGTTACGATTTAGCGTTAGCACGTTTAGGTTTGAAAGAAGAAACAGTAGCGGATAACTAA
- a CDS encoding TrkH family potassium uptake protein, protein MDLAFQQKIQHFIRKLTPIQSLVIIYFVAVIIAIILLGLPWSTRGDYDWDFTDLVFMAVSCVSVTGLTTVSVSDTFTTFGYFMIMILVQVSGIGLMSLHIAMWVILGKRIGFRERQLVVRDQNQTTMQGVVKYIREVILIILSIELIGALILGLYYTKYFPTIGEAMLQGVFGSVSATTNAGFDITGESLLPFRGDLFVVFMQIVLLTLGAIGFPVLVEVRRYFAYRATRQSTRQPYHFSLFTKLTASTFFILVLFGTGSLLLFEWNQSFKGLPIDEKIVDALFQSVTTRNGGLTTVDITTFSQASVFVLSILMFIGASPSSVGGGIRTTTFAVALLSVVAFIRGEYGIKIFGREIDQSDIWKSFVVIVVSTGVTIIGLIVLLMVEDAPFLVLFFEACSAFGTTGLSLGITSELSDVGKWTLSILMFIGRIRVISFVLLLKANQPKRKYNYPKESVIIG, encoded by the coding sequence ATGGATTTAGCGTTTCAACAAAAGATTCAGCATTTCATTCGAAAACTGACGCCGATCCAGTCGCTCGTCATCATCTATTTCGTTGCTGTCATCATTGCAATCATTTTATTAGGACTACCGTGGTCGACCCGTGGAGACTATGACTGGGATTTTACAGACTTGGTGTTCATGGCAGTTAGCTGTGTCAGTGTGACCGGATTGACGACCGTTTCCGTCTCCGATACGTTTACGACGTTCGGATATTTTATGATCATGATTTTGGTGCAAGTAAGTGGAATTGGCTTGATGTCGCTCCATATCGCGATGTGGGTCATCTTGGGGAAGCGAATCGGTTTTCGAGAACGGCAACTCGTCGTTCGTGATCAAAACCAGACGACGATGCAAGGGGTCGTCAAATATATCCGTGAAGTCATCTTAATCATTCTTTCCATTGAGTTGATCGGTGCACTCATTTTAGGCCTTTATTATACGAAATACTTTCCGACAATCGGTGAAGCGATGTTACAAGGTGTCTTCGGTTCAGTCAGTGCGACGACGAATGCAGGGTTCGATATCACAGGAGAGTCGCTTCTTCCGTTTCGAGGAGACTTATTTGTCGTCTTTATGCAAATCGTCTTATTGACACTCGGTGCGATTGGCTTCCCTGTACTTGTTGAAGTGCGACGATACTTTGCCTACCGGGCAACACGTCAATCGACACGACAACCGTATCACTTTTCGTTATTTACGAAACTGACAGCCTCGACGTTTTTCATCCTCGTCCTGTTCGGGACAGGCAGTCTGTTGCTATTTGAATGGAACCAGTCCTTTAAAGGATTACCAATTGATGAAAAAATTGTCGATGCGCTATTCCAGTCGGTTACGACACGAAATGGTGGATTGACGACGGTCGACATTACGACATTTTCACAAGCTTCCGTCTTCGTCTTATCCATTTTAATGTTCATCGGCGCTTCTCCATCATCCGTCGGTGGGGGAATCAGGACAACGACGTTTGCTGTTGCATTACTTAGTGTTGTCGCCTTCATCCGTGGAGAATATGGAATTAAGATTTTCGGACGTGAAATTGACCAATCAGACATTTGGAAATCGTTCGTCGTCATTGTCGTTTCGACGGGAGTGACGATCATCGGATTGATTGTCTTGCTCATGGTTGAGGATGCACCATTCCTTGTGCTGTTCTTTGAAGCATGTTCTGCGTTCGGAACGACCGGGTTATCGCTCGGAATCACGAGTGAGTTATCGGATGTCGGAAAATGGACATTATCGATTTTAATGTTCATCGGACGAATCCGTGTCATCTCGTTTGTCTTACTCTTAAAAGCGAATCAGCCAAAACGAAAATACAATTATCCGAAGGAATCCGTCATTATCGGTTAA
- a CDS encoding heptaprenylglyceryl phosphate synthase: protein MLLPYDEWRHVFKLDPAKEIEETTLAAIATSGTDAIIVGGTDDITLDATLDLLMRLRRYPVAVALEISELEAATMGFDTYLTPSVLNSGTLEYLVEKQVEALQEVGHMLAHADLVGEGYIVLNPDAKVAHVTKAKVLQDEEVVAYAQLADSVFRLPIVYLEYSGVYGNPEVVAGVKDVVRQARLFYGGGIDSVERAREMFRYADTIVVGNIIYEDLKAALATVEATR, encoded by the coding sequence GTGTTACTACCGTATGATGAATGGCGGCATGTCTTTAAATTAGATCCAGCAAAAGAAATCGAGGAAACGACGCTCGCAGCGATCGCGACTTCCGGAACGGATGCGATCATCGTCGGCGGAACCGATGATATTACGCTGGATGCGACACTTGATTTACTGATGCGTCTGCGAAGATACCCGGTCGCGGTCGCCCTCGAAATTTCTGAACTCGAAGCGGCGACGATGGGGTTTGATACGTATTTGACTCCGAGCGTCTTAAATAGTGGTACGCTAGAATATCTGGTCGAAAAACAGGTCGAGGCCTTACAGGAAGTCGGGCACATGCTGGCCCATGCCGATTTAGTCGGAGAAGGCTACATCGTCTTGAATCCGGATGCGAAGGTCGCGCACGTCACAAAAGCAAAAGTATTACAGGACGAAGAAGTCGTCGCCTACGCCCAACTCGCGGACAGTGTGTTCCGTCTGCCGATCGTCTATCTTGAGTACAGCGGCGTCTATGGCAATCCGGAAGTCGTCGCAGGCGTCAAGGACGTCGTCCGGCAGGCGCGGCTGTTTTATGGGGGCGGAATCGATTCCGTCGAGCGGGCTCGGGAAATGTTCCGGTATGCTGATACGATTGTCGTCGGAAATATCATTTATGAGGATTTAAAAGCAGCACTTGCGACAGTAGAAGCAACGCGATAA
- the pcrA gene encoding DNA helicase PcrA: MFNLSEQLVSGLNPEQAKAVKHTDGPLLIMAGAGSGKTRVLTHRVAYLMAEKQVAPWNILAITFTNKAAREMRDRIGRLVGGVANDIWVSTFHSMCVRMLRRDIDKLGYDRNFTILDSSDQQSALKLVLKEQNLDPKKWDPRSMLSIISSQKNELRSAEFYASIVTNPYEKTVAEIYKGYEAVLRRNNALDFDDLIGKTTELFKQAPDVLAFYQKKFRYIHVDEYQDTNKAQYDLVNLLAAAHQNLCVVGDSDQSIYRWRGADIANILSFEEDYPTARVILLEQNYRSSKRILDAANHVIKNNSTRKDKKLWTENLEGEKLIIHTAENEREEAFYIVQEIRNSLRYGMKLNDIAILYRTNAQSRAIEETLLKSNVPYKMIGGTKFYDRKEIKDVLAYLRLISNPNEDLSFARIVNEPKRGIGATTIDKLRDFADLQGVSLMDAIRDIELSNIAPKTAAKLTDFRTMIMGLRQMQEFISISELVEEVLEKSGYRQVLKEDKTLEAQSRLENINEFITVAQNFEKETEGEDPEDRTIIAFLTDLTLVADVDSLDETDPGEQVTLMTLHSAKGLEFPVVFLIGMEEGLFPHSRSLQDEDEMEEERRLAYVGITRAEKRLYLSHARMRSLYGRTNANQESRFLAELPEEVIERTGKKPKPLPWEDRPVPQGKAVIGRSVTKPTAMKTSGAESLGWNVGDKAEHGKWGQGTVVQTRGSGDSLEIDIAFPAVGIKRLLAKFAPIKKV, translated from the coding sequence ATGTTTAATTTAAGTGAACAGCTCGTGAGCGGATTGAATCCGGAGCAGGCGAAAGCGGTCAAACATACGGACGGTCCCTTGCTGATCATGGCAGGAGCCGGTTCAGGGAAGACACGTGTTTTGACGCATCGTGTCGCCTATTTGATGGCGGAAAAACAAGTCGCACCATGGAACATCTTAGCGATTACCTTTACGAATAAGGCGGCACGGGAAATGCGTGACCGGATTGGTCGGTTAGTCGGCGGGGTCGCGAACGACATTTGGGTCTCGACCTTCCATTCGATGTGTGTTCGGATGTTACGTCGCGATATCGATAAGCTTGGTTACGACCGGAACTTTACGATCCTTGATTCAAGTGATCAGCAGTCGGCGCTTAAATTGGTCTTGAAAGAACAGAACCTTGATCCGAAAAAATGGGATCCTCGGTCGATGCTCTCGATCATTTCAAGTCAAAAAAATGAACTGCGGAGTGCCGAGTTTTATGCCTCGATCGTGACGAATCCGTATGAAAAAACAGTCGCCGAAATTTATAAAGGATATGAAGCCGTCTTACGCCGCAATAACGCGCTCGATTTCGATGACTTGATCGGGAAGACAACGGAGTTATTCAAACAAGCACCGGATGTCCTCGCCTTTTATCAAAAGAAATTCCGTTATATCCACGTCGATGAGTATCAAGATACGAACAAAGCCCAATATGATCTCGTTAACTTATTGGCGGCAGCACACCAAAACCTCTGTGTCGTCGGTGACTCGGACCAGTCGATTTATCGCTGGCGCGGTGCCGATATCGCGAACATCCTATCGTTCGAAGAAGATTATCCGACAGCCCGCGTCATCTTGCTCGAACAAAACTACCGTTCGTCAAAACGCATTCTTGATGCGGCGAACCATGTCATCAAAAACAACAGTACACGAAAAGATAAAAAGCTTTGGACGGAAAATCTCGAAGGGGAAAAATTGATTATCCATACGGCGGAAAACGAGCGGGAAGAGGCCTTTTACATCGTCCAAGAAATTCGCAATTCGCTACGTTACGGGATGAAACTTAACGACATCGCAATTTTGTACCGGACGAACGCCCAGTCTCGTGCAATCGAGGAAACATTACTGAAGTCAAACGTACCGTACAAAATGATTGGCGGAACAAAGTTCTACGATCGAAAAGAAATCAAAGACGTTCTTGCCTATCTCCGCCTGATTTCGAACCCGAACGAGGATTTATCCTTCGCCCGAATCGTCAATGAACCGAAACGGGGAATCGGGGCGACAACGATTGATAAATTACGTGACTTCGCTGATCTTCAGGGTGTGTCCTTGATGGATGCCATTCGTGATATCGAATTGTCGAATATCGCACCAAAGACGGCAGCTAAATTGACGGATTTCCGGACGATGATCATGGGGTTACGTCAGATGCAGGAATTTATCAGCATCTCGGAGCTCGTCGAGGAAGTTCTTGAAAAATCAGGCTATCGTCAAGTCTTAAAAGAAGACAAGACGCTTGAAGCACAAAGTCGTCTTGAGAACATCAACGAGTTTATCACTGTCGCGCAAAACTTCGAGAAGGAGACAGAAGGAGAAGATCCGGAAGACCGGACGATCATCGCCTTCTTGACCGACTTGACACTCGTCGCTGATGTCGATTCGCTTGATGAAACGGATCCAGGTGAGCAAGTCACGTTGATGACGTTGCACTCGGCGAAAGGACTTGAGTTCCCGGTCGTCTTCCTGATTGGAATGGAAGAAGGTTTGTTCCCGCACAGCCGTTCGCTGCAAGATGAAGACGAGATGGAAGAAGAACGCCGCCTGGCCTACGTCGGCATCACGCGCGCAGAAAAACGACTCTATCTCTCGCATGCGCGGATGCGCTCGTTATACGGACGGACAAATGCGAACCAAGAATCGCGTTTCTTAGCCGAATTACCGGAAGAAGTTATCGAACGGACCGGTAAAAAACCTAAACCACTCCCGTGGGAAGATCGTCCGGTTCCGCAAGGGAAAGCTGTTATCGGGCGTTCGGTCACGAAACCGACGGCGATGAAAACATCCGGCGCCGAGTCACTTGGCTGGAATGTCGGGGACAAGGCAGAGCACGGCAAGTGGGGGCAAGGAACGGTCGTCCAAACACGTGGGTCTGGTGATAGTCTTGAAATTGATATCGCGTTCCCGGCAGTCGGGATTAAACGGTTGCTTGCAAAATTCGCACCAATTAAAAAGGTATGA
- the ligA gene encoding NAD-dependent DNA ligase LigA, translating into MEDQARIEALRQKLNQYSYEYYVKDQPTVPDSTYDQLLRELTELETAHPELITADSPTQRVGAAPLEAFEKVTHDLPMLSLGNVFDETEIREWVERIERSLGRATTYVAELKFDGLAISLKYEDGLLVRGATRGDGTVGENITQNLRTIKALPLRLREQETVEVRGEAYMPKQSFERLNEERTAREEALFANPRNAAAGSLRQLDSSITASRNLSLFVYGVGVNTLTARSHSEAMEQLAQLGLPTNKEMKTCQTVEDILAFITYWTAERATLPYEIDGIVLKVDRYDDQEELGFTAKSPRFATAYKFAAEEVMTTVEEVDFSVGRTGKVTPRARFAPVVVAGSTVSYATLHNADFITEKDIRLHDQVIIKKAGDVIPAVVSVVVSERTGEEQPIEFPKQCPACQSELVRLEGEVDVRCVSPECPAQLTEGIIHFVSRQAMNIDGLGEKVVRQLYEHQAIRTLADLYRLDRDELLTYERMGETSVDKLLAAIEASKQNSLERLVFGLGIRLVGQKAAYLLAERFDTLTGIAQASYDEIVAIDGVGSKIADSITQYFEHPEAQALIQDLAALGLNQQFLGQRIDQSNAPFSGKTIVLTGTLESLKRSEAGKRLEVLGADVTGSVSKKTDILVAGEKAGSKLTKAESLGIEIWDEARLLEELAQHEA; encoded by the coding sequence ATGGAAGACCAAGCACGCATCGAAGCATTGCGCCAAAAACTAAATCAGTACAGCTATGAATATTACGTCAAAGATCAGCCGACCGTCCCGGATAGCACGTACGATCAATTGCTACGGGAACTGACTGAACTGGAAACGGCCCATCCGGAACTGATTACGGCGGATTCTCCGACCCAACGTGTCGGAGCAGCACCACTCGAAGCATTCGAAAAGGTGACGCATGACTTGCCGATGCTCTCACTCGGCAACGTATTTGATGAAACGGAGATCCGGGAATGGGTCGAGCGGATTGAACGTTCGCTCGGTCGCGCAACGACGTATGTCGCAGAGCTGAAGTTCGACGGACTGGCAATTTCTTTAAAATATGAAGACGGATTACTCGTTCGTGGGGCGACACGGGGTGACGGAACGGTCGGTGAAAACATTACCCAAAACTTACGGACGATTAAGGCGTTACCGTTACGTCTGCGTGAGCAGGAGACGGTTGAAGTTCGCGGCGAAGCCTACATGCCGAAACAATCGTTCGAGCGCTTAAACGAGGAACGGACAGCACGTGAGGAAGCATTATTCGCCAATCCACGGAATGCTGCGGCCGGAAGTTTACGGCAACTCGACTCGTCGATTACGGCGTCACGCAACTTATCGTTATTCGTCTACGGTGTCGGCGTCAATACACTGACGGCGCGCTCTCATAGTGAAGCGATGGAACAATTGGCACAGCTCGGTCTACCGACGAACAAAGAAATGAAAACATGTCAGACGGTAGAAGATATTTTAGCGTTCATCACGTACTGGACGGCAGAACGTGCGACATTGCCGTATGAAATCGATGGCATCGTGCTCAAGGTCGACCGTTATGACGATCAAGAAGAATTAGGCTTTACGGCGAAGAGTCCTCGGTTTGCGACCGCCTATAAATTTGCGGCTGAAGAAGTGATGACGACCGTCGAAGAAGTTGACTTCAGTGTCGGACGGACCGGGAAAGTGACACCACGCGCAAGGTTCGCACCCGTCGTCGTTGCCGGTTCGACCGTCAGTTATGCGACGTTACACAACGCGGACTTCATCACGGAAAAAGATATCCGCCTGCACGATCAAGTCATCATTAAAAAAGCGGGGGACGTCATTCCAGCCGTCGTCAGTGTCGTCGTTTCAGAACGAACGGGGGAAGAACAACCGATTGAATTCCCAAAACAATGTCCCGCCTGTCAGTCGGAACTCGTCCGTCTCGAAGGTGAAGTCGACGTGCGCTGCGTCAGTCCGGAATGTCCAGCCCAGTTGACGGAAGGCATCATCCACTTCGTTTCACGCCAAGCGATGAACATCGATGGGCTTGGTGAAAAAGTGGTCCGTCAACTGTATGAACATCAAGCAATTCGGACGCTTGCTGATTTGTATCGTCTCGATCGTGACGAACTCTTGACCTATGAACGGATGGGAGAAACATCAGTCGATAAGTTACTGGCGGCAATCGAGGCGTCGAAACAAAATTCGCTCGAACGTCTCGTCTTTGGCCTAGGGATTCGTCTCGTCGGTCAAAAAGCAGCGTATCTGCTTGCAGAACGTTTTGATACGTTAACCGGAATCGCGCAAGCAAGTTATGATGAAATTGTGGCGATCGACGGAGTCGGTAGTAAAATTGCTGACTCAATTACGCAGTATTTCGAGCATCCGGAAGCACAGGCATTGATTCAAGATTTAGCAGCGCTTGGGCTGAATCAGCAGTTTCTTGGTCAACGGATCGATCAATCGAATGCACCGTTCTCTGGAAAAACGATTGTTTTGACCGGGACACTGGAATCGCTAAAACGTTCGGAAGCTGGAAAGCGTCTTGAGGTACTCGGTGCGGACGTGACCGGGAGTGTTAGTAAGAAAACCGATATTTTAGTCGCAGGTGAAAAGGCGGGGTCGAAGTTGACGAAGGCTGAATCACTTGGAATTGAGATTTGGGATGAGGCACGATTGCTGGAAGAGCTGGCACAACACGAGGCGTGA
- a CDS encoding class D sortase: protein MKQRQVIGLLLLSAGILFMLWPIWSTYQKQATTTDLKQQWKKSLQTVDAKETTKPLATTGDGLLTIPSLDFEQVILEGASTDVLDRSIGHIKETGAPGKGNYALAGHRSFTKGLHFNKLPQLKTGADVIVTTKDHRYTYRMESSKLVKPTDLSVLDQDVKQPMITLITCDPPETATNRLIKQGVLIKTETLD, encoded by the coding sequence ATGAAACAACGACAAGTCATCGGGCTCCTTCTCTTATCAGCAGGCATTTTATTCATGCTTTGGCCCATTTGGAGTACCTATCAAAAACAAGCAACTACGACTGATTTAAAGCAACAATGGAAAAAAAGCTTACAAACGGTTGATGCAAAAGAAACGACAAAACCACTGGCGACAACAGGTGATGGACTCCTAACAATCCCTTCACTTGATTTCGAACAAGTCATCTTAGAAGGAGCTTCGACCGATGTTCTTGATCGCAGTATCGGTCACATCAAAGAAACCGGTGCCCCGGGAAAAGGAAATTATGCTTTAGCAGGACACCGAAGTTTCACGAAAGGACTTCATTTCAACAAGTTACCGCAACTGAAAACAGGAGCCGATGTCATCGTCACCACAAAAGACCATCGTTATACGTACCGCATGGAAAGTTCAAAACTCGTCAAGCCGACGGATCTTTCCGTTCTCGATCAAGACGTCAAACAACCGATGATTACACTCATCACCTGTGATCCACCGGAAACCGCGACAAACCGTTTAATCAAACAAGGTGTGTTGATTAAAACCGAAACACTTGATTGA